The Pontibacter deserti region AAGTGGTAAGATTGGTTCTACTTTAAAAGGAATTGGTCCGACGTATCAGGATAAAATTGGCCGTGTAGGGTTACGTGTTGGTGATATACTAGCTGCTGATTTTAAAGAACGATATAACAAGCTGGTAGATCGGCATCGTAAAACAGTTGAATTTTATGGCCAGGCTCTGGAGTTGGGAGAGCAGGAACAATTGTTCTTTGAAGCTGTAGAATATCTGCGCACACTAAAACTTGCTGATACCGAGTACCTGATTAATGAGGCCCTGCAAAATGGGAAGCGTATATTGGCTGAAGGAGCACAGGGTTCTCTGTTAGATGTAGATTTTGGTACATACCCTTTTGTTACTTCATCAACAACAATGGTGGCCGGTGCCTGCACAGGTTTAGGAGTTGCTCCAAAATACATAACCGAAGTGTATGGAATCTTTAAGGCTTACTGCACGCGAGTAGGTAGTGGTCCTTTCCCAACAGAACTTTTGAATGAGGAAGGCGAAGCAATTAGGCAGGCCGGACGCGAATTCGGTTCCACAACAGGCCGCCCACGTCGCTGTGGCTGGGTAGACTTGCCTACTTTAAAGTATAGCATCATGCTGAATGGAGTAACGCAACTGAACATGATGAAGGCGGATGTGCTGACAGACTTTGATACAATAAAGGTTTGTACACATTACAAATTGCCATCAGGTGAGATAACAGATAAGTTGCCACATTCTTTAGAAATAGAAGGGCTAGAGCCAATCTATGAAGAATTGCCGGGTTGGAAAGTAGATCTTAATAAAATAGTAAGCACAGAGGAGTTGCCAGAAGCATTCCAAAATTATCTGACATATATAGAGTCTCACTTAAATGTACCTATAACAATAGTGTCTGTAGGACCTGATAGAAAGAGCACACTAAGAAGAGAAGCAGAGAAAGTATAGGCTGCAATACAAAGAGGTAAGCCCCGGTAGAAATACTGGGGCTTTTTGTTTATGATAGAACTACAAAGTAAGAAGTAAAGAAATAGCTAAAAAAGGGAATAAAGGTAATTTATAGTTGAAGCTTTGTAAGCATCAAAAAAACCTTTCACAAGCAGGAACTTCCGAAGGCCCAGGCTGGCTGTTACCACTCTGCGTCCGGCCGGGACAGCAGGCAAAGCTTGGTAAAGGCTAAAGATCAAAAGCATGATTGGAGCAAGCTAACAGGGGTTGCAGG contains the following coding sequences:
- a CDS encoding adenylosuccinate synthase; the protein is MAVDILLGLQWGDEGKGKIVDVLAPTYDIVARFQGGPNAGHTLEFEGTKHVLHQIPSGIFHPHIQNIIGNGVVLDPIVFRTEMQKLQDRGVDAARNLYISKKASLILPSHKVLDRVSEEALGSGKIGSTLKGIGPTYQDKIGRVGLRVGDILAADFKERYNKLVDRHRKTVEFYGQALELGEQEQLFFEAVEYLRTLKLADTEYLINEALQNGKRILAEGAQGSLLDVDFGTYPFVTSSTTMVAGACTGLGVAPKYITEVYGIFKAYCTRVGSGPFPTELLNEEGEAIRQAGREFGSTTGRPRRCGWVDLPTLKYSIMLNGVTQLNMMKADVLTDFDTIKVCTHYKLPSGEITDKLPHSLEIEGLEPIYEELPGWKVDLNKIVSTEELPEAFQNYLTYIESHLNVPITIVSVGPDRKSTLRREAEKV